In Palaemon carinicauda isolate YSFRI2023 chromosome 1, ASM3689809v2, whole genome shotgun sequence, the genomic stretch attccaacaatgcagccatcagacgaaggCTGCGTAACTTGCTCTGGGAAGGaagtgcttcttggatttgtacagCGAGATTACTGGACCGTAACTGGGTTGACCAAGTAGTGATgagatcctgggcatatgcttgtggactTTGATGAAGTGCACATGTGGTTTTTTTCTTGACAGGCCTTTTGATGAGATGCCACATGGTCCCAATGCTAGTCTGGTGGTTATttaggtcagtgtatttataccatgactcagtgtagacacacttctggagagcaacTATATAATCCctcgcctgctgatattgaagtagatgattagGTGTCTGTTGTGTCTGAGAGGCAAGGCCAGCATCGGCCGCAATTCTCTCTGCTTGCTTAATGCATTgatccaaggtccaagcatgggcaacaCGATGACTTTTAATGTGAGGTCTGACAATATTtagttgatagaagtcatgggtagcttttaccaaagaattatacaggtgttctggagagtgtttatcaaaggtaggtaggacagaggagatgtatgaaacatatgttgggcagtacttgggtggaATGGTGATGCGGGTACCATGATAGGAgtcacttggatgagtctgtattACGTACTGTAGACATAAGGTaacatggtcagaaaagagcgagggaacagaatgacaggagacatgtgatgccacaagcccagatgtaaggatatggtcaagagtgccccccccccccggatGTGTGTGGCACCACCTGTATCCCAACAGGTTAAATGGTAACGATGGATGTAGTTGAGCAGAGGAACTCCACTGCTATGTGGAATCGGAGAGACATCACCTAGATCTGAGTGTCTGGCATTGAAATCAGCCATGTAGATCATGCCAAGGTTTGCAGGTGTAGGAAGTGCTGAGTGGTTAATTAGGCCAGGggcagagtaaacattgcataatcgaatatgaccatcacctatcttgacctgaaaaagttggaaggtcatgttAATATCTGCTGATTAGTGAAGGAGTTGATGAAGGAGAGTAGAGTGGATGTACAGTAAGTAATAAGACCATTCCTGACATGATGTACATATGAAACATATCTGGAGAGTGTTGGAGCTTCATCACCTGGCTGAGCACCGCCAGGGCGCCAGGGAaggcttcttgaataaatattacttgtggGTGATGGCAATAAACATATGTCCTGAATGCAGTGAGTCTTGAGTATTGTTTAATTCCAAGGGCATTCCATGAAAGGACATGTAGTTGCATGAGTCTAGCAAATTTTACCCTTAACACTGCGAGAGACAGGTCGAGCATGTACCGGAGAAGCGGCACTGTTAGATGGTGCACCAAGTGTTGGAGGCTTAGCTGGCAGGAGGCCACTGACCCTAtcaagacaagaggcaacagtATTATAGCTTCTCAGTAAGTAAGGCAACAGAGTTTATGAGAACTTGTTTTGCCTTGACCAGTGTGTCGAGGTTACTTGCAGTGGTAGCCTGCTGAAGAATCAAGCTATCGAAGCGTGCATCAATAGCATCAAAGCGTGTCGTTAGTGCTGTACAGTGCGATTCCAAGGCAGCAACAGCCTTacgaagttttgaaatttcagctgattcagGAGGGCATAACGAGGAGGTTGACACTGGTGGTGGTGGTGCTGCCAGTGGAAGTGACTGCGTGGCAGCGCGCGACTGTCTGGAACATACCATGCCAAACATTAACACCTGCTTCACCACAACGAGGGCATTTCCAATGCACAGTCTCTGGAGTTGATGATGATTCTGACAATGAGGGGGAAGCATCAATAACAGGTTTACGGTATGGACGGGTGCGTGTGGAATGAGCTGCAGCACACCAGGCACACTTAGGTGAGGCAGAGCAATATTGGGAGATATGGCCAGTACCCCAGCAGTTAAAACAGTTGGGCTGATCATCCTTCATCCTATGTAAATCACAACGGGGGAGGCAAGGGAGGAAGGGCAACTCATAAACAGATGGTGGTGGTTCTAGTAGACTCCATGTGATGACAATGCGATTAATAgggttcccattttgaagaaatcttcgtgcactgtatacaccaggcagttccttagcaaggttagtgtctgcttcaatagggtaacaagtaatgagatatgttaaatacttacggggtctgtctattgaatcttgaatatccaggcttatggacagaaattcacCACCCTTCACTCTGCCAATGATGTCCTCATGACTCCTTGCAGTATATACAAATTTAGATGTGATAGCAGACATCTTCACCTCTGTCAGCTCCTTATCAAGACTGATGTCTTTGCTTGCTTCAGTCAGCCATCGTAGTTTAGTGTCAGGgctcaaattttctttgaagaccaaCCTAACATATTCATCACGGGGAGCAAAAGCTGGGGTAGCAGAGGAAGCATGTCGTGTAGGGGGTTGAGGCAGGGtgacatcactcttttgtctagtgaAAGACTCTTGACATTTGGATGTTTTAGCAGCAGGAGACTGTGGAGCACTGCTAGTATCTGACCCATAATCCAATGGGCGCTTCATGGGGGTATTAGCAACAGTACTGGAGGGCTTATGAGGAAGAGATTGTGTGAGTGGTGGCCAATGAGTCATACCTACATCCTCATCATCAGACAGGTGCAGATCATTTTCAACCTCAGAAACTGAGGCTGGTTCGGAGTAATCCATTATTAgttaagccgcagccctttcaggTCACACATACACTGCACATGCGCGAACTGAGGCGCCGCCGACCGCGTGGGTATGCCACGGGGTATGAGTTTTTATATCGTAACTACAGATTAGTATAAAAAACCTATATACACACTGTTGTTACTAAAATGGTCACTGAGTCTTACTGTAACTTATATAACATGGTGAAAGGTGTAGTATCACTAAAACAGCGTTTCCCAACCTTTTCCAACATTAGCACCCCCTGTTTTCATGTCTAAGCAGTCGAGCACCCcctaattatcttaattattaatatCTTATTACTAATTTAGGTAACTAGAAGGATAAAGGAATGTGAAGTGTATTGCTTGatcaattttattttgttcattcctTAAAACTTACACAAAATACCaatattgtttataaaagaaataaaaaaaatatgagaaaaatgaaattgcatggatttaaatatgtacaaCTGGGTAATCAATCATACTGTAAATACATCAATGTGATTTTTTATGTTACTTATATGCAACTAATTTCTCAATTTGAGGCTTTTTGTTGGCCAGAGCCATCCTCATATCATGAAGCAATCCGATCTGAAGTCGGTTCCGGGCTGTTGTTTTGATTTGGAACATGGTGGAGAAAGCCTTTTCACAGAGGTAGGTAGTTGGAAATGGGATGAACATTTCCAGCACTGCCTTTGCTAATCCAGGGTATGCTACAAACTGATCACACCAGAAACCTGACAGCAGTAGTGTGCGAAATTTTGTTTGACAAAGCTGGTTCACCTGCAGATCAATAACCTCCTCCTttaggttatcatcatcatccctatCTGCCAAGAAGGGCTGCTGTATCCATTCTGGAAATGAATGATCCATGGGAAAGTATTGTGCCATAGTGGTCTCTAGGAGTGAGAGGTGAGCAACAATATTTTCTACAAGCATTGGCTGGAATGTCTTGTCTCCATGTTTTTCATCCAGGATAGGAAAGCTTTCTACATTTCCTCCCTGGATTCGATGCTTCCACAGTGATATTTTCTTCTTGAAGGCTTCTACCTTCTCTGTACAATCA encodes the following:
- the LOC137618892 gene encoding protein FAM200C-like — encoded protein: MLGNKSGFAALVKERVPDIITKHCVLHRHALAVKTLPSHFKEILSVCVKVVNYIWGRALNHRGFKLFCEEMGSEHQVLLFHIEVRWLSRGKMLTRIAELADEIAIFLREHQKKVEAFKKKISLWKHRIQGGNVESFPILDEKHGDKTFQPMLVENIVAHLSLLETTMAQYFPMDHSFPEWIQQPFLADRDDDDNLKEEVIDLQVNQLCQTKFRTLLLSGFWCDQFVAYPGLAKAVLEMFIPFPTTYLCEKAFSTMFQIKTTARNRLQIGLLHDMRMALANKKPQIEKLVAYK